The following are encoded together in the Triticum dicoccoides isolate Atlit2015 ecotype Zavitan chromosome 6B, WEW_v2.0, whole genome shotgun sequence genome:
- the LOC119325703 gene encoding vacuolar iron transporter homolog 1-like has translation MAPAADLSSHVHAAADAAPKSPAKPKQEEISPAAADVDDDVEAGGGSPGGDGVNYVARAQWLRAAVLGANDGLVTVASLMIGVGAVNDSKRAMLVSGVAGLVSGACSMAIGEFVSVYAQYDIEVAQIKRIRGGDGDRSNLPSPMLAAGASALAFAAGAALPLLSGGFVRTWAGRVVAVCAASSVGLAGFGVLGAYLGGASVVRSGARVLVGGWLAMATTYGALKLFGVHGA, from the coding sequence ATGGCTCCCGCCGCCGACCTTAGCTCGCACGTCCACGCGGCCGCGGACGCCGCACCCAAGTCCCCCGCCAAGCCGAAGCAAGAAGAGATCAGtcctgcggcggccgacgttgacgACGACGTGGAGGCGGGTGGTGGCAGCCCGGGCGGCGACGGCGTCAACTACGTAGCGCGCGCACAGTGGCTCCGCGCGGCCGTCCTGGGCGCCAACGACGGCCTCGTCACCGTGGCCTCCCTCATGATCGGCGTTGGCGCCGTCAACGATTCCAAGCGCGCGATGCTCGTGTCGGGCGTCGCGGGGCTCGTGTCCGGCGCCTGCAGCATGGCCATCGGCGAGTTCGTGTCCGTGTACGCGCAGTACGACATCGAGGTGGCCCAGATCAAGCGCatccgcggcggcgacggcgacaggAGCAACCTGCCGAGCCCGATGCTGGCGGCGGGCGCGTCGGCCCTGGCGTTCGCGGCGGGCGCCGCGCTGCCGCTTCTGAGCGGCGGGTTCGTGCGGACGTGGGCGGGCAGGGTTGTGGCCGTGTGCGCGGCGAGCAGCGTCGGGCTTGCCGGCTTCGGCGTGCTGGGCGCGTACCTGGGCGGCGCGAGCGTGGTGCGGTCCGGGGCCCGGGTGCTGGTGGGAGGGTGGCTCGCCATGGCCACCACCTACGGGGCGCTTAAGCTCTTCGGAGTGCACGGCGCTTAG
- the LOC119322705 gene encoding autophagy-related protein 13a-like — MASLSDSGGGGGGGGRSGAELMVPQFHLKALHAILAARAPRPIAPAPASAAVRRRDRWFHLPLHAPPAAEHVPEPALGEPVVVDVYLAPSAGGEEEEVVERWTVACEPWSAGERAAAEAGEGLAVNRAYKRCITLLRSLYTTLRLLPAYRVFRTLCASGQGYNYEMGHRVGSFAAPFSRADEAAMRTRGFPPVETHLGRLVVSVQYLPSLAAYNFEITSLSSAMLITDYVGSPAAEPMRSFPSSLTEPASSALPLPSRRPNSWASPAGAYWPQSPGQHAKFSPPPTLYASPTPSPPTFGGGYLQSRLCGETAPMSIPQAGGGRGPVQYRNMSDPSRGFMLPPPSPKSVRGEARSHESLTESGRSSRKAEGLRIADLYANLPAAPKTKDSREESGRFSGVFSSSGSPRHGISRSSSRLSTQDDTDDAYLPFAVDDVDAPDSRPGSSGGKEDQSASSSHKSQDAAVGYLVHLLRSARPLRDPSNSSVTSRAESTEAGNTSSFMSRRTSDAFEELESFKDIKENLLSRSRSRMQDSFDRS, encoded by the exons tggtggtggcggcggcggcggccggtctgGCGCGGAGCTGATGGTGCCGCAGTTCCACCTCAAGGCGCTGCACGCCATCCTCGCCGCGCGCGCGCCGCGCCCGATCGCGCCGGCGCCAGCGTCGGCGGCGGTGCGGAGGCGGGACAGGTGGTTCCACCTGCCGCTCCACGCGCCGCCCGCGGCGGAGCACGTCCCGGAGCCGGCCCTCGGGGAGCCGGTCGTGGTGGACGTGTACCTGGCCCCGTcggccggcggggaggaggaggaggtggtggagaggTGGACGGTGGCGTGCGAGCCCTGGTCGGCTGGGGAGAGGGCGGCCGCCGAGGCGGGGGAAGGGCTGGCCGTCAACAGGGCGTACAAGCGCTGCATCACGCTGCTCAGGTCGCTCTACACCACGCTCCGCCTTCTCCCGGCGTACCGCGTCTTCCGCACGCTCTGCGCGTCCGGCCAGGGCTACAACTACGAGATGGGCCACCGCGTCGGCTCCTTCGCCGCCCCTTTCTCCCGCGCCGACGAGGCGGCCATGCGCACCCGCGGCTTCCCCCCCGTAGAGACCCACCTCGGCCGCCTGGTCGTGTCCGTCCAGTACCTCCCCAGCCTCGCCGCCTACAACTTCGAGATCACGTCTCTCTCCTCCGCCATGCTCATCACCGATTACGTCGGGAGCCCGGCAGCGGAGCCTATGCGCTCCTTCCCGTCGTCGCTCACAGAGCCTGCCAGCTCGGCCTTGCCGCTGCCCTCACGCCGCCCCAACAGCTGGGCGTCGCCTGCTGGTGCCTACTGGCCACAGTCGCCCGGGCAGCACGCCAAGTTCTCACCGCCCCCAACGCTGTACGCGTCTCCCACGCCATCTCCTCCCACGTTCGGTGGCGGCTACCTGCAGTCGCGGCTGTGCGGGGAGACCGCACCAATGAGCATACCGCAAGCGGGCGGAGGGAGGGGCCCTGTCCAGTATCGGAACATGTCCGATCCCAGCAGGGGGTTCATGCTACCTCCACCTTCACCCAAGAGCGTGCGAGGGGAGGCACGGTCACACGAGTCACTCACAGAGAGCGGCCGCTCATCCCGGAAGGCAGAGGGGCTCCGGATAGCCGATCTCTACGCTAACTTGCCTGCTGCTCCAAAG ACTAAGGACAGTAGGGAGGAATCTGGTAGGTTCTCAGGTGTTTTCTCCTCTAGTGGTTCCCCACGACATGGGATTTCAAGGAGTTCAAGCAGACTGTCTACGCAAGATGATACTGATGATGCATATCTTCCTTTTGCTGTGGATGATGTCGATGCACCTGATTCCAGACCTGG GAGCAGTGGTGGTAAGGAGGACCAGTCGGCTTCGTCCTCGCATAAATCACAAGATGCTGCGGTTGGCTATCTTGTCCATCTGCTGAGGTCTGCACGTCCGTTGCGAGATCCTAGCAATTCATCTGTTACATCAAGGGCTGAATCTACCGAAGCAGGCAACACCAGCTCGTTCATGTCCCGTAGAACGTCTGATGCATTCGAGGAGCTTGAATCTTTCAAAGATATAAAGGAGAACCTGCTCTCCCGTAGTAGATCTAGAATGCAAGATTCATTCGATAGATCCTAA